Proteins encoded by one window of Antechinus flavipes isolate AdamAnt ecotype Samford, QLD, Australia chromosome 4, AdamAnt_v2, whole genome shotgun sequence:
- the ANGPTL1 gene encoding angiopoietin-related protein 1, with protein sequence MKAFIWTLGVLFFVLMPIGQCRGGQTRTKKITQRRYPRAADGREEGKKCGYTFLVPEQKITGPICVNTKGQDAGNIKDMITRMDIENLKDVLSKQKREIDILQLVVDVDGNIVNEVKLLRKESRNMNSRVTQLYMQLLHEIIRKRDNSLELSQLENKILNITTEMLKMATRYRELEVKYASLTDLVNNQSVMIALLEEQCLRIFSRQDTHVSPPLVQVVPQHIPNSQQYTPGLLGGNEIQRDPSYPRDLRPPPDPATSPTKSPFKIPPVTFINEGPFKDCQQAKEAGHSVSGIYMIKPENSNGPMQLWCENSLDPGGWTVIQKRTDGSVNFFRNWENYKKGFGNIGGEYWLGLENIYLLTNQDNYRLLIELEDWSDKKVYAEYSSFRLEPENEFYRLRLGTYQGNAGDSMMWHNGKQFTTLDRDKDMYTGNCAHFHKGGWWYNACAHSNLNGVWYRGGHYRSKHQDGIFWAEYRGGSYSLRAVQMMIRPIE encoded by the exons ATGAAGGCTTTTATCTGGACTCTAGGTGTGCTATTCTTCGTATTAATGCCCATTGGACAATGCAGAGGAGGACAGACCAGAACCAAAAAAATAACCCAACGGAGGTACCCTCGTGCGGCAGATggtagagaggaaggaaagaaatgtggTTATACATTCCTGGTACCTGAACAAAAAATAACAGGGCCAATTTGTGTCAACACCAAAGGGCAAGATGCAGGCAACATAAAAGACATGATCACAAGGATGGACATAGAGAACCTGAAGGATGTACTCTCCAAGCAGAAACGGGAGATAGATATCTTGCAATTGGTGGTAGACGTAGATGGCAATATTGTGAATGAGGTAAAGCTCCTGAGAAAAGAAAGCCGTAACATGAACTCCCGAGTCACTCAACTTTATATGCAACTCTTGCACGAGATTATTCGTAAGAGGGATAATTCACTTGAGCTTTCCCaactggaaaacaaaatcctCAATATCACAACAGAAATGTTGAAGATGGCAACAAGATACAGGGAGCTAGAGGTGAAATATGCTTCTCTGACTGATCTTGTAAATAACCAATCGGTGATGATCGCTTTGTTGGAGGAGCAGTGTCTGCGGATATTTTCCAGACAGGACACCCACGTATCTCCTCCTCTTGTTCAGGTGGTGCCACAGCATATTCCAAACAGCCAACAGTACACTCCTGGTTTGTTGGGAGGTAATGAGATACAGAGAGACCCAAGTTATCCTAGAGATCTAAGGCCACCACCTGATCCTGCAACTTCTCCCACCAAAAGTCCTTTCAAGATACCTCCAGTAACATTCATCAATGAAG GACCTTTCAAAGACTGTCAGCAAGCCAAAGAAGCTGGTCATTCTGTTAGTGGTATTTATATGATCAAACCTGAAAACAGCAATGGGCCGATGCAGCTATGGTGTGAGAATAGTCTGGATCCTGGGGGCTGGACTGTTATTCAAAAAAGGACAGATGGGTCAGTCAACTTCTTCAGAAACTGGGAAAATTATAAG AAAGGATTTGGAAACATTGGTGGCGAATACTGGCTGGGCCTGGAAAATATCTATCTCCTCACTAATCAAGATAATTATAGGCTGTTAATTGAATTAGAAGATTGGAGTGATAAGAAAGTCTATGCAGAATATAGTAGCTTTCGCTTGGAGCCTGAAAACGAATTCTACAGATTACGTCTGGGAACTTATCAGGGAAATGCAGGGGATTCCATGATGTGGCACAACGGGAAGCAGTTCACTACACTGGACAGGGACAAAGATATGTACACAG GAAACTGTGCTCACTTTCACAAAGGAGGCTGGTGGTACAACGCTTGTGCACATTCTAACCTGAATGGAGTATGGTATAGAGGTGGACATTACCGAAGCAAGCACCAAGATGGGATTTTTTGGGCCGAGTATCGAGGAGGTTCATATTCTTTGAGAGCAGTTCAAATGATGATCAGACCAAttgaatga